A single Thermoanaerobacterium sp. RBIITD DNA region contains:
- the pfkA gene encoding 6-phosphofructokinase: protein MKTIGLLTSGGDAPGMNAAIRAVVRCGIYHGLTVKGIMRGYQGLIDDEIEDMTLSSVGDIIQRGGTILRTARCEEFKTKEGRTRAAEVLKKHGIEGLVIIGGDGSFRGAQLLSNEHGVNTIGLPGTIDNDIPCSDYTIGFDTACNTAIDAINKIRDTATSHERANIIEVMGRNAGYIALYAGLAGGAEMIIIPEMKFDIDEICDKITYGIKRGKLHHIIVLAEGVMSGLELSKMIQERLPKLDLRHTTLGHIQRGGAPTVMDRILASQMGARAVELLIENKSQRIISIRNNQIVDDDIDVALSMKKEFNFKLYELSKILSI from the coding sequence CGGTGATGCGCCGGGAATGAATGCTGCAATAAGGGCTGTTGTAAGGTGTGGAATATACCATGGTCTTACAGTTAAAGGTATCATGAGAGGGTACCAAGGCCTAATTGATGACGAAATTGAAGACATGACATTATCATCTGTAGGTGATATTATACAGCGTGGTGGCACTATACTTCGAACAGCAAGGTGTGAGGAATTTAAAACAAAAGAAGGTAGGACAAGAGCTGCTGAGGTATTAAAGAAACATGGAATAGAAGGGCTTGTTATTATTGGCGGTGATGGTTCTTTCAGAGGTGCACAGCTTTTAAGCAATGAACATGGTGTTAATACTATTGGGCTCCCTGGTACTATTGATAATGATATCCCATGTTCAGATTATACAATCGGTTTTGATACAGCATGCAATACAGCAATAGATGCGATTAATAAAATAAGAGATACAGCAACATCCCATGAAAGAGCAAACATCATTGAAGTAATGGGAAGGAATGCTGGTTACATAGCACTTTATGCAGGTCTTGCAGGTGGTGCTGAGATGATAATTATTCCGGAAATGAAGTTTGATATCGATGAAATTTGCGATAAAATCACATATGGAATAAAAAGGGGAAAGCTGCACCACATAATTGTGCTTGCAGAAGGTGTAATGAGCGGCTTAGAACTATCAAAAATGATACAGGAAAGGCTGCCTAAGCTTGATTTAAGACATACAACTCTTGGACATATACAAAGAGGTGGAGCACCAACTGTTATGGATAGAATACTTGCAAGCCAAATGGGTGCAAGAGCCGTAGAACTTCTAATAGAAAATAAATCACAGAGAATAATAAGCATTAGAAATAATCAAATAGTTGACGATGACATCGATGTTGCATTATCGATGAAAAAAGAATTTAACTTTAAACTATATGAACTTAGTAAGATATTATCAATCTAA